The Candidatus Pantoea soli genome window below encodes:
- a CDS encoding AbrB family transcriptional regulator, with translation MTRFSLRLQWTLLLTASLVLGLVLQLFHLPAALLLGPMIVGTVMGLCGATVRIDKRFFVLAQAVLGCMIGQSLSPSILTPLLQDWPVVLAVLLLTLAASGLSGFLLVRFSDLPGPTGAWGSSPGGASAMVAMAGDFGADVRLVAFMQYLRVLFVATAAAVVARIGLGSDGDTAQTLWFPALHSGFLLTLLVMVAGAWLGQRWRIPSGALLLPALAGATLQGTGVATLQVPEWLLALAYALIGWSVGLRFTRPIFLLALRTLPQMIASVIGLMLLCGGLAWMLTRVLHVDLMTAYLATSPGGLDTVAIIAAGSRVDIAFVMALQTLRLFTILLTGPAMARFISRFAHAGSR, from the coding sequence ATGACGCGTTTCTCTTTGCGGCTGCAGTGGACGCTACTGCTGACGGCTTCCCTTGTGCTGGGCCTTGTGCTCCAGCTGTTTCACCTGCCAGCGGCGCTGCTGCTGGGCCCGATGATCGTGGGCACCGTTATGGGCCTGTGCGGTGCTACGGTGCGCATCGATAAACGTTTTTTCGTGCTGGCGCAGGCGGTGCTGGGCTGCATGATTGGTCAGAGCCTCTCTCCTTCGATTCTCACCCCGCTTCTGCAGGACTGGCCGGTGGTACTGGCCGTGCTGCTGCTGACGCTGGCCGCCAGCGGGCTCTCCGGTTTTTTGCTGGTCCGCTTCAGCGATCTGCCGGGACCCACCGGCGCATGGGGATCGTCGCCCGGCGGCGCATCGGCCATGGTCGCAATGGCCGGCGATTTTGGCGCGGACGTGCGTCTGGTGGCGTTTATGCAGTATCTGCGCGTGCTGTTTGTCGCCACGGCGGCGGCGGTGGTGGCGCGCATTGGCCTCGGCAGCGACGGCGACACGGCGCAGACGCTGTGGTTCCCGGCGCTGCACAGTGGCTTTCTGCTGACGCTGCTGGTCATGGTGGCGGGTGCGTGGCTTGGACAGCGATGGCGTATTCCTTCCGGCGCGCTGCTGCTGCCGGCACTGGCGGGTGCCACGCTGCAGGGCACCGGGGTGGCTACCCTGCAGGTACCGGAGTGGCTGCTGGCGCTGGCCTATGCGCTGATTGGCTGGAGCGTGGGGCTGCGCTTTACCCGGCCGATTTTCCTGCTGGCGCTGCGCACGCTGCCGCAGATGATTGCATCGGTGATTGGCCTGATGCTGCTGTGCGGCGGCCTGGCATGGATGCTGACGCGCGTGCTGCATGTTGACCTGATGACCGCCTATCTCGCCACCAGCCCGGGCGGGCTGGACACGGTGGCGATCATTGCCGCGGGCAGCCGGGTCGACATTGCCTTTGTCATGGCCCTACAGACGCTGCGCCTGTTCACCATTCTGCTGACCGGCCCGGCGATGGCGCGTTTTATCTCACGCTTTG